One genomic segment of Amycolatopsis granulosa includes these proteins:
- a CDS encoding nitrilase family protein: MTEETQAGQDTRVSPVRVAVAQFEPRVGVENLKANAAAVEERLIAAADGGADLIVLPELATTGYVFETRDEAFAHAEAVPDGPSVQSFARIAAERDVYIVGCVVEQDGHQLFDTAVLVGPDGYVGRYRKTHLWNTEKLWFTPGNEGFQVFDTRIGRIGLLVCWDIWFPETARIVSQMGADIICIPTGWVWTPPPLYDASGVCMAAYLTMTAAHANNVFIATADRIGQERGAGFMGNSLIAGTNGWPIDRIAGPDEDTIIYADVDLTAARTAPIWNQLNDLHRDRRTDLYDQMLGYRGSAPLPR, encoded by the coding sequence ATGACGGAAGAGACGCAGGCCGGCCAGGACACCCGGGTCAGCCCGGTCCGGGTCGCGGTCGCACAGTTCGAGCCCCGGGTGGGCGTGGAGAACCTGAAGGCCAACGCGGCGGCGGTCGAGGAGCGCCTGATCGCCGCCGCGGACGGCGGCGCCGACCTCATCGTCCTGCCCGAGCTGGCCACCACCGGTTACGTCTTCGAGACCCGCGATGAGGCCTTCGCACACGCCGAGGCGGTCCCGGACGGCCCCAGCGTGCAGTCGTTCGCCCGCATCGCGGCCGAGCGGGACGTGTACATCGTGGGGTGCGTGGTCGAGCAGGACGGCCACCAGCTGTTCGACACCGCGGTCCTGGTCGGCCCCGACGGGTACGTCGGGCGCTACCGCAAGACCCATCTGTGGAACACCGAGAAGCTGTGGTTCACCCCCGGCAACGAAGGCTTCCAGGTCTTCGACACCCGCATCGGCCGGATCGGGCTGCTGGTGTGCTGGGACATCTGGTTCCCGGAGACGGCCCGGATCGTGTCGCAGATGGGCGCCGACATCATCTGCATCCCCACCGGCTGGGTCTGGACGCCACCGCCGCTGTACGACGCGAGCGGCGTGTGCATGGCCGCGTACCTCACGATGACGGCCGCGCACGCGAACAACGTCTTCATCGCCACCGCCGACCGGATCGGCCAGGAACGCGGCGCCGGCTTCATGGGCAACTCGCTCATCGCGGGCACGAACGGCTGGCCCATCGACCGCATCGCCGGGCCCGACGAGGACACCATCATCTACGCCGACGTCGACCTCACGGCGGCCCGCACCGCCCCGATCTGGAACCAGCTGAACGACCTGCACCGCGATCGCCGCACGGATCTCTACGACCAGATGCTCGGCTACCGCGGCAGCGCGCCGCTGCCCCGGTGA
- a CDS encoding winged helix-turn-helix transcriptional regulator has product MGARGVSHRQAECPVARTVDVIGDRWSLLIIRDAFDGIRRFSELQRNLGLAKNILATRLRELVAQGILEVVPAADGSAYHEYALTDRGRELFGVIVALRKWGEAHLFDEDEPRSALLDVETGRPVELQVTNAAGQPISAGDAFVRKVAATPARAG; this is encoded by the coding sequence ATGGGAGCGCGGGGCGTGAGCCACCGGCAGGCGGAATGCCCGGTCGCCAGGACCGTGGACGTGATCGGCGACCGGTGGTCGCTGCTCATCATCCGCGACGCCTTCGACGGCATCCGCCGGTTCAGCGAGCTGCAGCGGAACCTCGGGCTCGCCAAGAACATCCTCGCGACCCGCCTGCGCGAACTCGTGGCCCAGGGCATCCTGGAGGTCGTCCCGGCGGCCGACGGGTCCGCCTACCACGAGTACGCGCTGACCGACCGGGGCCGCGAGCTGTTCGGCGTCATCGTGGCGCTCCGCAAGTGGGGCGAGGCGCACCTGTTCGACGAGGACGAGCCGCGCTCGGCGCTGCTGGACGTCGAGACCGGGCGTCCCGTCGAACTCCAGGTCACGAACGCGGCCGGTCAGCCCATCAGCGCCGGCGACGCGTTCGTGCGCAAGGTGGCCGCGACCCCGGCCCGAGCCGGCTGA
- a CDS encoding NAD(P)-dependent oxidoreductase produces the protein MTKHAVTVLGLGLMGRALAGALLRAGHTTTVWNRSPGKADALPGAVVAGSVREAVAASPVVIVCVTGSAAVREVLDAAGDLDGRVVVNLSSGASREARETAARHSRYLDGAIMAAPSDIGTPASAIVYSGNRAAFDEHEHLLRDLGAATFLGDDPGLAALHETAVLGLMYGILNGFLHSAALLRAAGVPAESFVPFAGAGIETVAAWLPGYARQIDEGRYPPVDATLDTHLAAIDQVVQESVAAGVDSGPPAFARELARRAVAAGHGGDSYVSVIEQFQAPDKERS, from the coding sequence ATGACCAAACACGCCGTGACCGTTCTCGGTCTGGGACTGATGGGCCGGGCCCTCGCCGGTGCGCTGCTGCGCGCCGGGCACACCACCACCGTGTGGAACCGTTCGCCCGGCAAGGCGGACGCGCTCCCCGGGGCAGTCGTGGCCGGATCCGTGCGGGAGGCGGTTGCGGCGAGCCCGGTCGTGATCGTGTGCGTCACCGGCTCCGCGGCTGTGCGGGAGGTCCTCGACGCCGCCGGGGACCTGGACGGCCGGGTCGTGGTGAACCTGAGCTCGGGTGCTTCGCGGGAGGCGCGGGAGACGGCCGCGCGCCACAGCCGCTACCTGGACGGCGCCATCATGGCGGCCCCGTCCGACATCGGCACCCCCGCATCCGCGATCGTCTACAGTGGAAACCGCGCGGCCTTCGACGAGCACGAGCACCTCCTGCGCGACCTCGGCGCCGCGACCTTCCTCGGCGACGACCCCGGCCTGGCCGCACTGCACGAGACCGCCGTGCTGGGCCTGATGTACGGCATCCTGAACGGGTTCCTGCACAGCGCCGCCCTGCTGCGGGCCGCGGGGGTGCCGGCGGAGTCGTTCGTCCCGTTCGCCGGTGCGGGAATCGAGACGGTCGCCGCATGGTTGCCCGGATATGCGCGCCAGATCGACGAGGGCCGGTACCCGCCCGTCGACGCCACCCTCGACACCCACCTGGCCGCCATCGACCAGGTCGTCCAGGAGAGCGTGGCCGCCGGGGTTGATTCCGGGCCACCGGCGTTCGCCCGTGAGCTGGCGCGGCGCGCGGTGGCGGCGGGACACGGCGGCGACAGCTACGTTTCGGTGATCGAGCAGTTCCAGGCACCCGACAAGGAGCGATCATGA
- a CDS encoding PPOX class F420-dependent oxidoreductase, whose translation MSTSFDPHQLLAESRIAVLATIKANGLPHLSPVTPYYDREAGVVLVSMTEGRAKTRNLRRDPRAALEVTSSDGWAWATAEGTVTLTGPGTDPHGPEVGALVDYYRRAAGEHPDWDEYRQVMVADRRVLMTLKVDRVYGEKIR comes from the coding sequence ATGAGTACGTCCTTCGACCCGCACCAGTTGCTCGCCGAGAGCAGGATCGCCGTCCTCGCCACGATCAAGGCGAACGGCCTGCCCCACCTCTCGCCGGTCACGCCCTACTACGACCGCGAGGCCGGGGTGGTGCTGGTGTCGATGACCGAGGGCCGGGCCAAGACGCGCAACCTGCGCCGCGACCCGCGGGCCGCGCTGGAGGTCACCAGCTCCGACGGGTGGGCGTGGGCGACCGCCGAGGGCACGGTGACGCTCACCGGACCGGGCACCGATCCGCACGGCCCGGAGGTCGGCGCGCTGGTCGACTACTACCGCCGCGCCGCGGGCGAGCACCCGGACTGGGACGAGTACCGGCAGGTGATGGTCGCCGACCGCCGGGTGCTGATGACGCTGAAGGTCGACCGCGTCTACGGCGAAAAGATCCGCTGA
- a CDS encoding SDR family NAD(P)-dependent oxidoreductase, translated as MSGVVIIGAGPGIGQAVARRFVREGLPVVTIARSERAVPGARALVADATDEDALRGALNVAAGELGTPDVLVYNAAIIQPDGPGDLSARGHLDAWAVNVVGALTAAAHVAPAMAERGSGTILITGGMPEPDPRYVSLSLGKAGVRTLVSLLDAQYGPSGVHVASVTVDGPVAPGTPFDPDDIAEHYWALHTQERPWAAEVVHTGQ; from the coding sequence ATGAGCGGAGTAGTGATCATCGGAGCGGGACCGGGCATCGGACAGGCCGTGGCACGGCGATTCGTGCGGGAAGGGCTGCCGGTGGTGACCATCGCGCGATCGGAGCGGGCGGTGCCGGGCGCCCGTGCGCTGGTCGCCGACGCGACGGACGAGGACGCGCTGCGGGGTGCCCTGAACGTCGCGGCCGGCGAGCTCGGCACGCCCGACGTGCTGGTGTACAACGCGGCGATCATCCAGCCGGACGGGCCGGGTGACCTGTCCGCCCGGGGGCACCTGGACGCGTGGGCGGTGAACGTGGTGGGCGCGCTGACCGCGGCGGCGCACGTCGCCCCGGCCATGGCGGAGCGGGGGAGTGGCACGATCCTGATCACCGGCGGCATGCCGGAGCCGGACCCGCGCTACGTCAGCCTCTCGCTGGGCAAGGCCGGCGTGCGCACGCTCGTGTCGCTCCTGGACGCGCAGTACGGGCCGTCCGGCGTGCATGTCGCGTCGGTGACGGTGGACGGCCCGGTCGCGCCCGGCACCCCCTTCGATCCCGACGACATCGCCGAGCACTACTGGGCCCTGCACACGCAGGAGCGCCCCTGGGCGGCCGAGGTCGTGCACACCGGGCAGTAG